The Deltaproteobacteria bacterium genome segment ACCCGGGCAGACGCCCTTATTCTGGCCTCTCCCGTCTTTTTTTACTCGGTCAGCGCACATACCAAGATCCTTATCGACCGCTGTCAGTCCCTCTGGGTCAAGCGCCACCTTCTTCACCTGCCCATCTCTCCCGGACGGCCCCGCCGAAAAGGAGCATTTATCTCCGTGGGAGCCACCCGTGGCAAGCGACTCTTTGAGGGGGTCTTGCTTACGGTGCGCTATTTTTTTGACGCCATCGATGTCGAACTGGTCGACACGCTCCTGGTCAGGGGGGTAGACGAGAAAGGCGAAATCCTAGGCTATCCTGAAAAAATGCGGGCAGCCTACGATTTGGGAAAGAAGCTGGCCGAGCTGAATCCTTGAGACGAGTAAGCCGTGCGAACTTCAATTCTCACTTCATGATTTGAGCGGCCCGAAGGATTTGAACGATTTCGACGTCCATCCCGTCGGATTCGTCTGCCGGTCATGCTTTGGAGATCCATTCGATGAATCCAGGTTTCAAGAAAGAGATGGACATAGCCATCAGGGCGGTCATGGCTGCGTCGAGCCTATGCATCAAGGTCAGGACAGCTCTGATTGAGGGATCCACAATGACCAAGGGCGACAGAAGTCCGGTGACTGTCGCCGACTTCGGATCCCAGGCGCTCATCTGTAAGACCCTCAAGGAGGAGTTTCCCCATGATCCGGTTGTGGCCGAGGAGGATTCCCAGGAGCTCTTCAAACCCGAACACAGTGTGACCCTCGGGCAGGTTGTCCGGCATGTTCACGATTTTTTCCCCAAGGCTCCTCCGGGACAGATCTGCTCCTGGATCGATTGGGGTGGCCAGCAGCCAGGAGAGAGGTTCTGGACTCTTGATCCAATCGACGGCACCAAGGGGTTTCTCCGGGGAGACCAGTATGCAATCGCTCTCGCTCTGATCGAGAGCGGACACGTCCAGCTCGGTGTCCTTGGATGTCCCAATCTCCCCCTTGCAGGGAATCCAACCGGAGAAGAAAGGGGAACCCTCCTCGTCGCCCTCAAAGGCCGTGGGACGGTCGAGAGCGACCTGGCCGGTAGAAACCGGACGCGGGTGAGGGTTTCACCTGCAGCCACCCCGGTCCAGGCAAGGATAACCGAAAGCCTTGAATCCGCACATTCCGATCACGCCTCTCAGAGTCGCATCGCTCAAGAGCTGCGAATAGCCACTCCCGCCCTGCGGGTAGACAGCCAGGCCAAGTACGCCCTCCTGGCCAGAGGAGACGCCTCGATCTACTTGAGGCTCCCCTCTCCCGAAACACCTGATTACCGGGAAAAGATCTGGGATCATGCGGCTGGATCGATCATTGTGGAGGAAGCGGGAGGAAGGGTCACGGATATCTTTGGAAGACCTCTGGATTTTTCAACGGGAAAGAGGCTCGAAAAAAACAAGGGTATCGTCGCCACCAACGGGCTCCTCCATGCCACCGTCCTTCAAGCCGTCACGGCCGCGCTGAACCGGACCGCTCAGGGCTGAGCCTGCAATTCAGCAACCTTTGCCCCCCCCTTGTGCGACTCGCCCCCGAAACCTTCATGTGCCGGCCTCATAGTCGGTCAGATAGGCCCTCTGGTCCGAGGTGAGAGTATCGATTCGGACTCCCATGGTCTCCAGTTTCAGCCGGGCCACTTCTTCATCTTGGGCAGGGTCCACATCATAGACCTTGGGCTCCAGGCTGCTTCCCTCCCGGGCCAGCCTCATGAGGCCTAGGAACTGGTTGGCAAAAGACATATCCATCACCTCCGAAGGGTGGCCCTCAGCGCCGGCAAGATTTATCAACCGCCCTTTGGCAAGAAGGTAGATCCTCTTGCCGTTCTTGAGAGTATATTCCTCACAGTTTTTCCTTATCTCGCGCCGCGACACGGCCAGGGCTTCCAGATCCGGGATCCTGATCTCGCAATCATAGTGACCCGTGTTGCAGACGATGGCTCCGTCCTTCATCCTTTCAAAATGGTGCCCGACGATCACGTCTCGCATCCCGGTGGCTGTGACAAAGATATCGCCGATCGAAGCGGCCTCCTCCATCGCCATGACCCGGTGGCCATCGAGAAGAGCCTTGATCGCGGCCGTAGGGCTGACTTCGGTCACTATGGAGAGAGCCCCCATGCCTTTGGCCCGCATCGCGCATCCCCGGCCGCAATGCCCGTACCCGGCAGTGACGAAATTCTTTCCGGCCAGAAGTACGGAGGTGGTCCTCAAGATGCCGTCCAAGGAAGACTGACCGGTCCCGTAGACATTGTCGAAATCCCACTTTGTCTCTGTGTCGTTGACGGCCAAAATAGGGTACTTCAAAGCCCTGTCTTCGGCCATGGCCCTGAGCCGGTGCACACCTGTGGTGGTTTCCTCTGTCCCCCCCAGTATCTTTTCCGCCAGTTCAGGCTTGTGCTGATGCACGGTCATGATCAGGTCGGCTCCGTCATCGAGGGTCAGGGTGGGGCCGATCTCAAGCGTCCTGTCGATGCACCAGTAGAACTCCTCTTTGCTCATTCCGTGCCATGCGAAGATGGGGATCCCCTTCTCTGCGAGAGCTGCCGCCACGTCGTCCTGTGTGGAGAGGGGATTGCATCCACACCAGCTCACCTCTGCTCCGGCGGCTACCAGCGTCTCAACCAAGACGGCCGTCTCCTTTGTCACGTGGAGACAACCTGAGATTCTCATGCCCTTTAGGGGTCCTGCGGCCTCGTGTCTCTGCCTCAATGTCATGAGCAGGGGCATCCGCGACTCGGCCCACTCGATCTTCAACCTCCCTTGCGCGGCAAGACCGATATCCTTCACCTTGTAATCCACCATACCCTCCACCTCACAGAATCAACCCGCAATTACCGGCCCCATATATCCACTCCCCCGGCGGCGAGCCGATCCCTGTCTCGTCAGTCCAGTCCCGCGGCCTCCCGAAGCTCCTTGACCCGGTTCGTTCTCTCCCAGGTATAGTCAGGATCCTCCCATCCAAAGTGGCCGTAACAGGCGGTTTTCTTGTATATCGGCCTGAGAAGATCGAGATATTCGATGATCTGTTTTGGTCTCAGATCGAAGATCTCATTGACAATCGCTGCAATCCTGTCTGGGGGGATCTTCCAAGTCCCATTGGTATTGACCATAATCGAAACCGGCCTGGCAACCCCTATGGCGTATGCAACCTGGACTTCGGCACGGTCGCACAGACCCGCGGCCACGAGATTTTTCGCAATGTGCCTTGCCATGTAAGAGGCGCTCCTGTCGACCTTTGAGGGATCCTTGCCGGAAAAGCATCCGCCGCCGTGGCTCCCCTGGCCTCCGTATGTATCGTCGATGATCTTCCGGCCCGTCAGGCCGCAATCCCCCATGGGTCCGCCTACAACGAATCTGCCCGTCGAATTGATGTAGTATTTGGTCTTCGCGTCGAGGAGGTTTTCCGGGATCGCCTTCTTCACCACCTCTTCGATGATGCCTTCTCTCAGGGTCTCATACTTGACCGTGGCCGAATGCTGGGCGGCCACAACCACAGTATCGACCCTGGTTGGGGCTCCATCGATGTACTGGACCGTAACCTGAGACTTTCCGTCGGGTCTGAGGAAATCGAGTTCACCCCGCTTTCTGGCCGTAGCAAGCCTCTTGGTCAGTCTGTGAGCCAGCATGATCGGCATGGGCATCAGCTCGGGGGTCTCGTTGCAGGCAAAACCGAACATGAGCCCCTGATCACCCGCTCCCTGTTCATGGTCGTCCGTTTCGTTGACCCCCTGGGCGATATCCGGAGACTGTTGATCGATCGAGGTGATGACGGCACACGTCTCCCAGTCAAATCCCATGGCCGAATCCGTATAGCCGATACCCTTGATCGTCTCCCGAACGATCGCCGGCATGTCCACGTAGCACTTCGTAGTGATCTCTCCGGCAATAATCGCCATTCCAGTGGTCACCATGG includes the following:
- a CDS encoding flavodoxin family protein, whose translation is MEVLGVCGSPRRGGNSSLLLEEALRGAQRAGAAVENLLLSEKTMSPCLEIYGCKRDGECVIKDDFQEVAGRITRADALILASPVFFYSVSAHTKILIDRCQSLWVKRHLLHLPISPGRPRRKGAFISVGATRGKRLFEGVLLTVRYFFDAIDVELVDTLLVRGVDEKGEILGYPEKMRAAYDLGKKLAELNP
- a CDS encoding 3'(2'),5'-bisphosphate nucleotidase, whose translation is MNPGFKKEMDIAIRAVMAASSLCIKVRTALIEGSTMTKGDRSPVTVADFGSQALICKTLKEEFPHDPVVAEEDSQELFKPEHSVTLGQVVRHVHDFFPKAPPGQICSWIDWGGQQPGERFWTLDPIDGTKGFLRGDQYAIALALIESGHVQLGVLGCPNLPLAGNPTGEERGTLLVALKGRGTVESDLAGRNRTRVRVSPAATPVQARITESLESAHSDHASQSRIAQELRIATPALRVDSQAKYALLARGDASIYLRLPSPETPDYREKIWDHAAGSIIVEEAGGRVTDIFGRPLDFSTGKRLEKNKGIVATNGLLHATVLQAVTAALNRTAQG
- a CDS encoding adenosylhomocysteinase, coding for MVDYKVKDIGLAAQGRLKIEWAESRMPLLMTLRQRHEAAGPLKGMRISGCLHVTKETAVLVETLVAAGAEVSWCGCNPLSTQDDVAAALAEKGIPIFAWHGMSKEEFYWCIDRTLEIGPTLTLDDGADLIMTVHQHKPELAEKILGGTEETTTGVHRLRAMAEDRALKYPILAVNDTETKWDFDNVYGTGQSSLDGILRTTSVLLAGKNFVTAGYGHCGRGCAMRAKGMGALSIVTEVSPTAAIKALLDGHRVMAMEEAASIGDIFVTATGMRDVIVGHHFERMKDGAIVCNTGHYDCEIRIPDLEALAVSRREIRKNCEEYTLKNGKRIYLLAKGRLINLAGAEGHPSEVMDMSFANQFLGLMRLAREGSSLEPKVYDVDPAQDEEVARLKLETMGVRIDTLTSDQRAYLTDYEAGT
- a CDS encoding methionine adenosyltransferase, translating into MGMTDYLFTSESVTEGHPDKVADQISDAVLDGIIAQDPHARVACETMVTTGMAIIAGEITTKCYVDMPAIVRETIKGIGYTDSAMGFDWETCAVITSIDQQSPDIAQGVNETDDHEQGAGDQGLMFGFACNETPELMPMPIMLAHRLTKRLATARKRGELDFLRPDGKSQVTVQYIDGAPTRVDTVVVAAQHSATVKYETLREGIIEEVVKKAIPENLLDAKTKYYINSTGRFVVGGPMGDCGLTGRKIIDDTYGGQGSHGGGCFSGKDPSKVDRSASYMARHIAKNLVAAGLCDRAEVQVAYAIGVARPVSIMVNTNGTWKIPPDRIAAIVNEIFDLRPKQIIEYLDLLRPIYKKTACYGHFGWEDPDYTWERTNRVKELREAAGLD